The following proteins come from a genomic window of Pyxidicoccus sp. MSG2:
- a CDS encoding ParB/RepB/Spo0J family partition protein, which translates to MAAAKSARKSATAKKPTTARKPRRKKAEPKSKGLTPAEVASDSVEYPTELLEAVRTDGGEVLGVYREPLGGHPVIFAVLPIDKVEPTPYQRDLSEPHVKRLANAMERLDRYLDPVIAVRKDGRYWTPNGNHRLNASKLLGAKSIVALVLPDEDVAYQILALNTEKAHNLKERSLEVIRMYRGLVGADRKGHETAFAHLFEEPSFVTLGAAYEKRPRYSAGAYHPFVKVLEDFQELPLEKALALREARADRLLELDDAVVAVVNTLKERGLQSPYLKNFVVARINFLRFRKDGGKPDFNDTIDRMLASARKFNVDKVKREDIGRMGGGPLEPDEEHA; encoded by the coding sequence ATGGCAGCAGCGAAGTCCGCACGGAAGTCCGCCACCGCGAAGAAGCCGACGACGGCCCGCAAGCCACGCCGCAAGAAGGCGGAACCGAAGTCCAAGGGCCTGACCCCCGCGGAGGTTGCCAGCGACTCGGTGGAGTACCCCACGGAGTTGCTCGAAGCCGTCCGCACCGACGGCGGCGAGGTGCTCGGCGTCTACCGCGAGCCGCTGGGCGGCCACCCCGTCATCTTCGCCGTGCTCCCCATCGACAAGGTGGAGCCCACCCCGTACCAGCGGGACCTGTCCGAGCCGCACGTGAAGCGGCTGGCCAACGCCATGGAGCGGTTGGACCGGTACCTGGACCCCGTCATCGCCGTGCGCAAGGACGGCAGGTACTGGACGCCCAACGGCAACCACCGCCTCAACGCCAGCAAGCTGCTGGGGGCGAAGTCGATTGTCGCCCTGGTGCTGCCGGACGAGGACGTGGCCTATCAAATCCTCGCCCTCAATACGGAGAAGGCGCACAACCTGAAGGAGCGCTCGCTGGAGGTCATCCGCATGTACCGCGGCCTCGTGGGCGCGGACCGGAAGGGCCACGAGACGGCCTTCGCGCACCTCTTCGAGGAGCCCTCCTTCGTCACCCTCGGCGCCGCGTACGAGAAGCGCCCCCGCTACTCCGCGGGCGCCTACCACCCCTTCGTCAAGGTGCTGGAGGACTTCCAGGAGCTGCCCCTCGAGAAGGCCCTGGCCCTGCGCGAGGCCCGCGCGGACCGGCTGCTGGAGCTGGATGACGCCGTGGTGGCCGTCGTCAACACCCTCAAGGAGCGCGGTCTCCAGAGCCCCTACCTCAAGAACTTCGTCGTCGCCCGCATCAACTTCCTCCGCTTCCGCAAGGACGGCGGCAAGCCGGACTTCAACGACACCATCGACCGGATGCTGGCCAGCGCCCGCAAGTTCAACGTGGACAAGGTGAAGCGCGAGGACATCGGCCGGATGGGCGGCGGCCCCCTGGAGCCGGACGAGGAGCACGCATAA